Proteins encoded together in one Quercus lobata isolate SW786 chromosome 3, ValleyOak3.0 Primary Assembly, whole genome shotgun sequence window:
- the LOC115979086 gene encoding uncharacterized protein LOC115979086, producing MPVVLHDIPEDWICKSRLSSGMVLPEAGGKDITLRTMTIDCSEMATAGGKSQAVAEHKNSDVEKSELLNILPIFKIYYDYLPTSHATWKGGFFVTISAPKNFLGGFKAQLPPSISRRASEFSGKMPLVLSVELLPQSQILADLFQNDCPDFRDIALYFSPDDNIESSKEHAASLFEQMEVQNSMMRSCFNGVELLIFTSKQLHVDSQNVIARLEAEYQFWGVFRPVKDNHTLDKVDAEPPPVISSVEYAHNDCVSMDDSEAVDMEIDMVAGENVGRVDMVVSRYASKRHYELTSNSGSNLHRLDRKTSTISKYLISSSEQLILGYKQGVKSRSEIAFEPHLHSSNRKCFNTVDPDGIPPGFEKVLRRN from the exons ATGCCGGTTGTTCTCCATGATATTCCAGAAGATTGGATTTGTAAATCACGTTTGTCAAGTGGGATGGTATTGCCAGAAGCTGGTGGGAAGGACATCACCCTGAGAACCATGACAATAGATTGCTCTGAAATGGCTACAGCAg GTGGTAAGTCCCAAGCTGTTGCTGAACATAAGAACTCTGATGTTGAAAAAAGCGAGTTGCTGAATATTTTACCTATATTCAAGATATACTACGATTATCTCCCTACTTCACATGCTACTTGGAA gGGAGGATTTTTTGTTACTATTTCTGCACCTAAAAACTTTCTTGGTGGGTTCAAGGCTCAACTTCCACCCTCCATCAGTCGTAGAGCCTCTGAGTTTTCAGGAAAAATGCCTCTAGTCCTTAGTGTTGAGTTGCTTCCTCAATCCCAAATTTTGGCAGATCTTTTTCAGAATGATTGTCCTGACTTTCGTGACATTGCTCTATACTTTTCCCCTGATGATAATATTGAGAG TTCCAAAGAGCACGCTGCCTCCCTGTTTGAGCAGATGGAGGTCCAAAATTCAATGATGAGAAGCTGCTTTAATGGTGTGGAGTTGCTGATATTTACATCAAAACAGCTGCATGTGGACTCACAGA ATGTTATTGCAAGGTTAGAAGCAGAATACCAGTTTTGGGGAGTCTTTCGCCCTGTAAAAGACAATCATACTCTTGACAAGGTAGATGCAGAACCCCCTCCAGTCATTTCTTCTGTGGAATATGCACACAATGACTGCGTGAGCATGGATGATAGTGAGGCAGTTGATATGGAAATTGATATGGTAGCTGGAGAGAATGTGGGGAGAGTTGATATGGTTGTTTCAAGATATGCATCCAAGAGACATTATGAACTCACTTCTAATTCTGGGAGTAACTTGCATAGGTTAGATAGAAAGACTTCAACTATTTCGAAGTATTTGATTTCTAGTAGTGAACAATTAATATTAGGGTATAAACAAGGGGTAAAAAGTAGAAGTGAGATTGCTTTTGAGCCCCACTTGCACAGCTCAAATAGGAAGTGTTTCAATACAGTGGACCCAGATGGCATTCCTCCGGGATTTGAGAAAGTTTTAAGACGAAACTGA